The Nocardioides sp. S-1144 genome includes a region encoding these proteins:
- a CDS encoding MalY/PatB family protein has product MTGAVDTALVRDLTDDEARAALVCKWGEVEADVLPAWVAEMDYAVAEPITAALHRAVDAGMTSYPRPGGGGPLGAAYAGFAARQFGHDVDPERVVPTVDVTAGVRLALDVAAGPGALVMPVPGYSPQLAMAAITGRERRDLVVHPDDERAELDLDQLDHHFANGARALLLTQPHNPWGRVFTRAELEGVRDVVLRHGGFVVSDEIHAPLVLDGREHVPYLAVEGTAEHAVAVVAASKAFNVAGLKCAQLVTASDRLHEALVSAPMARNDSWSVLGVEASVAAYTEGDAWLDALRARLTAQRDLLVTLLAEHLPLARMRPVEATYLAWIDLRAYGHDDPAAVALARQRVRLAPGHDYQPGLTGHVRLNFATSPERLAEVVRRLASAVAPRAT; this is encoded by the coding sequence ATGACCGGCGCCGTCGACACCGCGCTGGTCCGCGACCTCACCGACGACGAGGCGCGCGCCGCGCTGGTCTGCAAGTGGGGCGAGGTCGAGGCCGACGTGCTGCCGGCCTGGGTGGCCGAGATGGACTACGCCGTCGCCGAGCCGATCACCGCCGCGCTGCACCGCGCGGTCGACGCCGGGATGACCAGCTACCCCCGCCCCGGCGGGGGCGGCCCGCTCGGCGCGGCCTACGCCGGGTTCGCGGCGCGCCAGTTCGGCCACGACGTCGACCCGGAGCGCGTCGTGCCGACGGTCGACGTCACCGCCGGCGTCCGCCTCGCCCTCGACGTGGCCGCGGGGCCCGGTGCCCTCGTGATGCCGGTGCCGGGCTACAGCCCGCAGCTGGCGATGGCCGCGATCACCGGCCGCGAGCGTCGCGACCTGGTCGTCCACCCCGACGACGAGCGGGCCGAGCTCGACCTCGACCAGCTCGACCACCACTTCGCGAACGGCGCCCGCGCGCTGCTCCTCACGCAGCCGCACAACCCGTGGGGCCGGGTCTTCACCCGTGCCGAGCTGGAGGGGGTGCGCGACGTCGTCCTGCGCCACGGCGGCTTCGTGGTCTCCGACGAGATCCACGCGCCGCTGGTGCTCGACGGCCGCGAGCACGTGCCCTACCTCGCGGTCGAGGGCACCGCCGAGCACGCCGTGGCGGTCGTGGCGGCGTCCAAGGCCTTCAACGTCGCCGGCCTCAAGTGCGCCCAGCTGGTGACGGCGTCCGACCGGCTGCACGAGGCGCTCGTCTCGGCGCCGATGGCCCGCAACGACTCGTGGTCGGTGCTTGGGGTGGAGGCCTCGGTCGCGGCCTACACCGAGGGCGACGCGTGGCTCGACGCCCTGCGGGCCCGGCTCACCGCGCAGCGCGACCTGCTCGTCACCCTGCTGGCCGAGCACCTGCCGCTGGCCAGGATGCGACCGGTCGAGGCGACCTACCTCGCCTGGATCGACCTGCGCGCCTACGGCCACGACGACCCGGCGGCCGTCGCGCTCGCGCGGCAGCGGGTGCGACTCGCGCCGGGGCACGACTACCAACCCGGGCTCACCGGGCACGTGCGGCTGAACTTCGCGACCAGCCCGGAGCGGCTCGCCGAGGTCGTGCGCCGCCTCGCCTCCGCGGTGGCACCCCGCGCCACCTAG
- a CDS encoding UDP-glucose dehydrogenase family protein, translating into MKITVIGCGYLGATHAACMAELGHEVLGVEIDDAKRTALAAGTVPMYEPGLEDLLAKHVATGRLRFTDSYAEAGAFADLHFVCVGTPQLASSLGADVSHVEAAVRSLAPHVARPAHVVGKSTVPVGTAARMAALLAELAPAGAGAELVWNPEFLREGFAVQDTLEPDRIVLGVPSPGAEQALRAFYAPMAEAGTPFVVTDYATAELVKVSANAFLATKISFINAVAEVCDAAGADVVALADAIGHDVRIGRRFLNAGVGFGGGCLPKDIRAFVHRAGELGVEDAMSFLRQVDDINQRQRARATEIVQGMLGGSVLGARIGVWGAAFKPDSDDVRDSPALSIAGQLHLGGAHVTVYDPKAAATAAARFPTLRYADSAVDAARDADVLLHLTEWPEFRSVDPADVGAVMTHRRLLDGRNLLDLPAWRAAGFEARGLGTR; encoded by the coding sequence GTGAAGATCACCGTCATCGGGTGTGGTTACCTCGGCGCGACCCACGCCGCCTGCATGGCCGAGCTCGGCCACGAGGTCCTCGGCGTCGAGATCGACGACGCGAAGCGGACGGCGCTGGCCGCCGGCACCGTGCCGATGTACGAGCCCGGGCTCGAGGACCTGCTGGCCAAGCACGTCGCGACCGGGCGGCTGCGCTTCACCGACTCATACGCGGAGGCGGGCGCCTTCGCCGACCTGCACTTCGTCTGCGTCGGCACCCCCCAGCTCGCCTCCAGCCTCGGCGCGGACGTCTCCCACGTCGAGGCGGCGGTGCGGTCGCTGGCGCCCCACGTCGCGCGCCCGGCCCACGTCGTGGGCAAGTCGACCGTGCCGGTCGGCACCGCGGCCCGGATGGCCGCGCTGCTGGCCGAGCTGGCCCCGGCCGGCGCCGGCGCCGAGCTGGTCTGGAACCCCGAGTTCCTCCGCGAGGGCTTCGCGGTCCAGGACACCCTCGAGCCCGACCGGATCGTCCTCGGCGTCCCCTCGCCGGGTGCCGAGCAGGCGCTGCGCGCGTTCTACGCGCCGATGGCCGAGGCCGGGACGCCGTTCGTCGTCACCGACTACGCCACCGCCGAGCTCGTGAAGGTCTCGGCCAACGCGTTCCTCGCGACCAAGATCTCCTTCATCAACGCCGTCGCCGAGGTCTGCGACGCCGCCGGCGCCGACGTGGTCGCGCTCGCGGACGCGATCGGCCACGACGTCCGGATCGGGCGGCGCTTCCTCAACGCCGGCGTCGGGTTCGGCGGCGGCTGCCTGCCCAAGGACATCCGTGCCTTCGTGCACCGCGCCGGCGAGCTGGGGGTCGAGGACGCGATGTCGTTCCTGCGCCAGGTCGACGACATCAACCAGCGTCAGCGGGCCCGCGCCACCGAGATCGTCCAGGGCATGCTCGGCGGCTCGGTGCTCGGCGCCCGGATCGGCGTGTGGGGCGCGGCGTTCAAGCCCGACTCCGACGACGTCCGCGACTCCCCCGCGCTCAGCATCGCCGGGCAGCTGCACCTCGGCGGCGCGCACGTGACCGTCTACGACCCGAAGGCGGCGGCCACCGCGGCCGCGCGCTTCCCCACCCTGCGCTACGCCGACTCGGCCGTCGACGCCGCCCGCGACGCCGACGTCCTGCTGCACCTCACCGAGTGGCCCGAGTTCCGCAGCGTCGACCCCGCCGACGTCGGCGCCGTGATGACCCACCGCCGGCTGCTCGACGGCCGCAACCTGCTCGACCTCCCCGCCTGGCGGGCCGCCGGCTTCGAGGCGCGGGGGCTGGGCACGAGGTAG
- a CDS encoding glycosyltransferase family 2 protein, translating into MGEPAALPAPVRRFLDRPGGGHLLAATSEPATHPRVAVVGAPRGHTWPAGVLTSEVGLHGGDGAVALLGRPEWPALTAVVSRRVEGAWWTVLRFAAPVDVAAVVTEVGRQAVWGDRAASVVRTVGPDDGADDGAALGAGDGPAGPGLLDERVLNPAGFVPTADGPVVDLADAVGRGEVTAAVVTALRPAAAVRVRTWDAAATRAAAALALAGVPVVASSAPDELGAALRDAITAPVDLADATAREEHSVLLRRAAFDRFSTLARRSGGAPAHPSVSILLATRRADMLDFALAQVARQRGVGSLELVLAPHGFDVPAARVQDAVGPGVAVQVLPQPETTLFGDVLHAASRAAGGDVVLKMDDDDWYAPDVVADLLRARAWSGAEMVGMPAELHYLAEADLTAKRGHPVEVYTAFVAGGTMMVDRMALRDAGGFRPVRKWVDAQLIDALDALGAATYRTHGLGYVLRRNATGHTWQADLDYLLDPSRTVATWSGFRPSRLLEPDPRWTP; encoded by the coding sequence ATGGGTGAGCCCGCCGCCCTGCCGGCGCCGGTCCGCCGCTTCCTGGACCGCCCCGGCGGCGGCCACCTGCTCGCGGCGACCAGCGAGCCCGCCACCCACCCGCGGGTCGCCGTGGTCGGCGCGCCCCGCGGCCACACCTGGCCCGCCGGCGTCCTCACCAGCGAGGTCGGCCTGCACGGCGGCGACGGTGCCGTGGCGCTGCTCGGCCGGCCCGAGTGGCCGGCGCTCACGGCCGTCGTCTCGCGCCGGGTCGAGGGCGCCTGGTGGACCGTGCTCCGGTTCGCCGCCCCGGTCGACGTCGCCGCCGTGGTCACCGAGGTCGGCCGCCAGGCCGTGTGGGGCGACCGGGCCGCGAGCGTGGTCCGCACGGTCGGTCCCGACGACGGTGCCGACGACGGCGCCGCCCTCGGTGCCGGTGACGGTCCGGCCGGTCCGGGCCTCCTCGACGAGCGGGTGCTCAACCCGGCCGGGTTCGTCCCCACCGCCGACGGCCCCGTCGTCGACCTGGCCGACGCCGTCGGCCGCGGCGAGGTGACGGCCGCGGTCGTGACCGCCCTCCGCCCGGCGGCCGCGGTCAGGGTCCGCACCTGGGACGCCGCCGCCACCCGCGCCGCCGCGGCCCTCGCCCTGGCCGGCGTCCCGGTGGTGGCGAGCAGCGCCCCCGACGAGCTCGGAGCGGCGCTCCGCGACGCGATCACCGCTCCGGTCGACCTCGCCGACGCCACCGCGCGCGAGGAGCACAGCGTCCTGCTGCGCCGGGCGGCCTTCGACCGCTTCTCGACCCTGGCCCGGCGTTCGGGGGGCGCGCCGGCGCACCCGAGCGTCAGCATCCTGCTCGCCACGCGGCGCGCCGACATGCTCGACTTCGCCCTCGCGCAGGTCGCCCGCCAGCGCGGGGTCGGGTCCCTCGAGCTGGTGCTGGCCCCGCACGGCTTCGACGTCCCGGCCGCCCGCGTGCAGGACGCCGTGGGCCCGGGTGTCGCCGTGCAGGTGCTGCCGCAGCCGGAGACCACGCTGTTCGGCGACGTGCTGCACGCGGCGTCCCGCGCGGCCGGGGGCGACGTCGTGCTCAAGATGGACGACGACGACTGGTACGCCCCCGACGTCGTCGCCGACCTGCTGCGCGCCCGCGCGTGGTCGGGCGCGGAGATGGTCGGGATGCCGGCCGAGCTGCACTACCTCGCCGAGGCCGACCTGACCGCGAAGCGCGGCCACCCGGTCGAGGTCTACACCGCGTTCGTCGCCGGCGGCACGATGATGGTCGACCGGATGGCGCTGCGCGACGCCGGCGGCTTCCGGCCGGTGCGCAAGTGGGTCGACGCCCAGCTCATCGACGCCCTCGACGCGCTGGGTGCGGCGACGTACCGCACCCACGGCCTGGGCTACGTGCTGCGCCGCAACGCGACCGGCCACACCTGGCAGGCCGACCTCGACTACCTGCTCGACCCGTCGCGCACCGTCGCCACCTGGTCGGGCTTCCGGCCGTCGCGGCTGCTCGAGCCCGACCCGCGCTGGACGCCCTGA
- a CDS encoding glycosyltransferase family protein, whose translation MPTPGADVPCREGDPTYDVRWPWNAGAPTRPLPPGLTCVFRVRDEARNLPWVLPPVLAAVDHVVLVDNRSGDGTAELGLRVAAEAGASARYTALDYPFEVSRAGHEHLLTPPDSVHSLTHFYNWSFSHVRTSYSMKWDGDMVLTPEGVGVLRDLSWQLPGSGAVVLVPRHPVTVVDEREAWIDLQSRFLEPWIYPMGPGFTFVKAFEWEVREFPATSERIIAPEGLCIELKWLDTDEFAHWADVDALEQRRVRRKQREREVVTALREGRGEDVAHLHRIVAPPGVHVVDHVVDTWLPQARRPLVGRPGPRDG comes from the coding sequence ATGCCGACCCCCGGAGCCGACGTCCCGTGCCGCGAGGGCGACCCGACCTACGACGTCCGGTGGCCCTGGAACGCCGGCGCCCCGACCCGGCCGCTGCCGCCCGGGCTCACCTGCGTGTTCCGGGTCCGCGACGAGGCCCGCAACCTGCCGTGGGTGCTGCCGCCGGTGCTCGCGGCCGTCGACCACGTCGTCCTCGTCGACAACCGCTCCGGCGACGGCACCGCCGAGCTCGGCCTGCGCGTGGCGGCCGAGGCCGGTGCCAGCGCGCGCTACACCGCCCTCGACTACCCCTTCGAGGTCAGCCGCGCCGGGCACGAGCACCTGCTCACCCCGCCCGACTCGGTCCACTCGCTCACGCACTTCTACAACTGGTCCTTCAGCCACGTCCGCACCAGCTACTCGATGAAGTGGGACGGCGACATGGTGCTGACCCCCGAGGGCGTCGGCGTGCTCCGCGACCTGTCCTGGCAGCTGCCGGGCAGCGGCGCGGTCGTGCTGGTGCCGCGGCACCCGGTCACCGTCGTCGACGAGCGCGAGGCGTGGATCGACCTGCAGTCGCGCTTCCTCGAGCCCTGGATCTACCCGATGGGGCCCGGGTTCACCTTCGTCAAGGCCTTCGAGTGGGAGGTCCGCGAGTTCCCCGCGACCTCGGAGCGGATCATCGCCCCCGAGGGCCTGTGCATCGAGCTGAAGTGGCTCGACACCGACGAGTTCGCCCACTGGGCCGACGTCGACGCGCTCGAGCAGCGCCGGGTCCGGCGCAAGCAGCGCGAGCGCGAGGTCGTCACGGCGCTGCGGGAGGGGCGCGGCGAGGACGTCGCGCACCTGCACCGCATCGTCGCCCCGCCCGGCGTCCACGTCGTCGACCACGTCGTCGACACCTGGCTGCCCCAGGCCCGGCGGCCGCTGGTCGGCCGCCCCGGACCCCGGGATGGGTGA
- a CDS encoding sulfotransferase family protein, with the protein MDDQPTRRRLVLVLGAEGSGGDALAGVLRTLGMGAPQRRADPAPTGEVPRWVADLHEELLQRCNVDPVDARPSAWFDTGRLAHLEPLRARVHRWLEERLVDDGPELVLRDPRLAWFVGVWRSAALRCDADLSCVTVLRHPASSTGPTRGADDDPADVSSVAGWLNGQLHAERATRGTARAFVRHDDLVADWTVPVAALGTALDLPAVREAGANDIRAVHTYLRGGGPTAGRAWDDVDLPAGLRDLADRAWDALGGLVETPDDADLLARLDEVRADYTTTYDQAAALTWSSSRAAHRAGLRTLPAPGRAVVGRGADRVPHGVRAAVPAGLRRRLRRVLGRPGTV; encoded by the coding sequence GTGGACGACCAGCCGACCCGACGACGCCTGGTGCTCGTGCTCGGCGCGGAGGGCAGCGGCGGTGACGCGCTCGCCGGCGTGCTGCGCACCCTCGGGATGGGCGCGCCCCAGCGGCGCGCCGACCCCGCGCCCACCGGCGAGGTGCCGCGCTGGGTGGCCGACCTGCACGAGGAGCTGCTCCAGCGCTGCAACGTCGACCCGGTCGACGCCCGCCCCTCGGCCTGGTTCGACACCGGCCGGCTGGCCCACCTCGAGCCGCTGCGCGCCCGGGTGCACCGGTGGCTGGAGGAGCGCCTCGTCGACGACGGCCCCGAGCTCGTGCTGCGCGACCCCCGGCTCGCCTGGTTCGTCGGCGTCTGGCGCTCGGCGGCGCTGCGCTGCGACGCCGACCTGTCCTGCGTCACGGTGCTGCGCCACCCGGCCTCGAGCACCGGGCCCACGCGCGGCGCCGACGACGACCCGGCCGACGTCTCGTCGGTGGCCGGCTGGCTGAACGGCCAGCTCCACGCCGAGCGGGCGACCCGGGGCACCGCGCGCGCCTTCGTGCGCCACGACGACCTCGTCGCCGACTGGACCGTGCCCGTCGCCGCGCTCGGCACCGCGCTCGACCTGCCTGCGGTCCGGGAGGCCGGGGCCAACGACATCCGCGCCGTGCACACCTACCTGCGAGGCGGCGGCCCCACCGCCGGCCGAGCCTGGGACGACGTCGACCTCCCCGCCGGGCTCCGCGACCTCGCCGACCGGGCGTGGGACGCCCTCGGTGGCCTCGTGGAGACCCCGGACGACGCCGACCTGCTGGCCCGGCTCGACGAGGTGCGCGCCGACTACACCACGACCTACGACCAGGCGGCCGCGCTGACGTGGTCGAGCAGCCGGGCCGCCCACCGCGCCGGGCTCCGCACCCTCCCGGCGCCCGGGCGCGCCGTGGTCGGGCGGGGCGCCGACCGGGTGCCGCACGGCGTGCGCGCCGCCGTCCCGGCCGGGCTGCGCCGCCGGCTGCGACGGGTGCTCGGCCGACCGGGCACCGTCTGA
- a CDS encoding glycosyltransferase family 2 protein produces MPDRSVVDVLHEVLAAARRPALVVTDLDLALPGGDVTRMAPGAVKPEGQFRTVLLVAADVADLRRQARRAQGVGWAREVGVVVVDPGPRPTAPTLRTHPAWPPLTSVETGPGHARFEFDRRLAAGPVLAALARAAGGALEGPRADDGHLGVRVLPPGTSYVDPAAKHPPDVVVDPPEAPVVAEATGRRPVVLRAAEAPEPLDEAVYRPTGFRGRWTRPVVDLPATVRLDPGLVAALRDAQGVRPAAGHDPRLAAGLAMCGIPVLDAPDGVPEDQVVALDDPLGREEVSVRLRRAALARHSAAGRRAALAGRAGVRGAGEPSVSVLAVVRRPELLAHALAQVARQRGHEVELVLVTHGFTPDAGRVRDALGGPGGVLAHTVVTATTDTPSGSGVAGPVLDAATGASGDVVLVLDGHDWYGPDVVTDLLLARRYSSATVVTMPAELGHSTSDDVTWRRPTATETYLGADAGAPDPTYLLDRRLLRRRPGGPRGAGAVDPVEAVRRDGGTVYRTHGLGHVRRHDGALPALAAGSLRPGFRPSSLLGAPPAPGGQRPGDGLP; encoded by the coding sequence ATGCCCGACCGGTCCGTCGTCGACGTCCTCCACGAGGTCCTCGCGGCCGCCCGCCGGCCGGCGCTCGTGGTCACCGACCTCGACCTCGCGCTCCCCGGCGGGGACGTGACCCGGATGGCTCCCGGCGCGGTCAAGCCCGAGGGCCAGTTCCGCACCGTGCTCCTGGTCGCGGCCGACGTCGCCGACCTCCGTCGCCAGGCCCGCCGGGCGCAGGGCGTCGGCTGGGCCCGCGAGGTCGGCGTCGTCGTGGTCGACCCCGGCCCGCGGCCGACCGCGCCCACCCTGCGGACCCACCCGGCCTGGCCGCCGCTGACCTCGGTGGAGACGGGCCCGGGGCACGCCCGGTTCGAGTTCGACCGCCGGCTCGCGGCGGGGCCGGTGCTGGCGGCGCTGGCCCGCGCCGCCGGCGGTGCCCTGGAGGGCCCGCGCGCCGACGACGGCCACCTGGGCGTGCGCGTGCTCCCTCCCGGCACGTCGTACGTCGACCCGGCGGCCAAGCACCCGCCCGACGTCGTCGTCGACCCGCCCGAGGCGCCGGTGGTCGCGGAGGCGACCGGGCGGCGTCCGGTGGTGCTGCGGGCCGCGGAGGCCCCGGAGCCGCTGGACGAGGCCGTCTACCGCCCGACGGGCTTCCGGGGGCGGTGGACCCGACCCGTGGTCGACCTCCCGGCCACGGTCCGGCTCGACCCCGGCCTCGTCGCGGCCCTGCGCGACGCCCAGGGGGTCCGGCCCGCGGCCGGTCACGACCCGCGGCTGGCCGCCGGCCTGGCGATGTGCGGCATCCCGGTGCTCGACGCCCCCGACGGTGTGCCGGAGGACCAGGTGGTGGCCCTCGACGACCCCCTCGGCCGGGAGGAGGTGTCGGTGCGGCTGCGGCGGGCCGCGCTGGCCCGGCACTCCGCGGCCGGACGCCGCGCCGCCCTCGCCGGGCGCGCCGGCGTCCGGGGGGCGGGGGAGCCGTCGGTGAGCGTGCTGGCGGTGGTGCGCCGTCCGGAGCTGCTCGCCCACGCCCTCGCCCAGGTCGCGCGCCAGCGCGGGCACGAGGTCGAGCTGGTGCTGGTGACCCACGGCTTCACCCCCGACGCGGGCCGGGTGCGCGACGCCCTCGGCGGGCCCGGGGGCGTCCTGGCCCACACGGTCGTGACCGCGACCACCGACACCCCGTCCGGCTCGGGCGTGGCGGGCCCGGTCCTCGACGCCGCGACGGGGGCCTCCGGCGACGTCGTCCTCGTGCTCGACGGCCACGACTGGTACGGCCCGGACGTCGTCACCGACCTCCTGCTCGCCCGCCGCTACAGCAGCGCCACCGTGGTCACGATGCCGGCCGAGCTCGGCCACTCCACCTCCGACGACGTCACGTGGCGCCGTCCGACGGCGACCGAGACCTACCTCGGCGCCGACGCGGGTGCCCCCGACCCGACCTACCTGCTCGACCGCAGGCTGCTGCGCCGGCGCCCCGGCGGCCCGCGGGGGGCCGGCGCCGTCGACCCCGTCGAGGCCGTGCGCCGGGACGGCGGCACCGTCTACCGGACCCACGGGCTGGGCCACGTGCGCCGCCACGACGGCGCCCTCCCGGCGCTCGCGGCGGGCTCGCTGCGGCCCGGCTTCCGGCCCAGCTCCCTGCTGGGGGCCCCGCCCGCGCCCGGCGGGCAGCGCCCCGGCGATGGCCTACCCTGA
- a CDS encoding GH1 family beta-glucosidase has translation MPTPDTGGRPESDALPTLPPGFVLGVATSAYQVEGATAEDGRGPCIWDTFSHQAGRIVDGSTGDVAADHYHRVPEDVGLLQRLGVGGYRFSVSWSRVLPTGRGPVNAAGLDFYDRMVDRLLEAGISPMATLYQSDLPQHLEDDGGWLNPATAHAFAEYAAVVGERLSDRVESWVPINEPNVGAMLGYGLGTQAPGYALHFDALHVCHQMLLAHGHGATALRSVGARSVGCANNHAPIWPSSEDPADVGASKLFDSLWNGLFIEPMLLGRYPTDLEPLVEELVQPGDLAAIRVPLDFYGVNYYSPIRIAAAPQDAPMPFEVHELLGYDRTDRGWTIVPDALREWLITFRARFRAALPPIVVTESGAAFNGEPDADGVVDDQARIDYLDQHLRAIAKAVERGVDVRGYYVWSLLDSFEWTEGLSQRYGLVHVDFDTQTRTPKRSFDWYAALIAAQSRSIG, from the coding sequence GTGCCAACCCCCGACACCGGTGGTCGCCCCGAGTCGGACGCCCTGCCCACGCTGCCGCCCGGATTCGTCCTGGGCGTCGCGACCTCTGCCTACCAGGTCGAGGGGGCCACGGCCGAGGACGGGCGCGGCCCCTGCATCTGGGACACGTTCAGCCACCAGGCCGGCCGCATCGTCGACGGCAGCACCGGCGACGTCGCGGCCGACCACTACCACCGCGTGCCCGAGGACGTCGGCCTGCTGCAGCGCCTCGGCGTCGGCGGGTACCGGTTCTCGGTCTCCTGGTCGCGCGTCCTGCCGACCGGTCGCGGCCCGGTCAACGCGGCCGGCCTCGACTTCTACGACCGGATGGTCGACCGCCTGCTCGAGGCCGGGATCTCGCCGATGGCCACGCTCTACCAGTCCGACCTGCCCCAGCACCTCGAGGACGACGGCGGCTGGCTCAACCCGGCGACGGCCCACGCCTTCGCGGAGTACGCCGCGGTGGTCGGCGAGCGGCTCTCCGACCGGGTCGAGTCGTGGGTGCCGATCAACGAGCCGAACGTCGGCGCGATGCTCGGCTACGGGCTCGGCACCCAGGCGCCGGGCTACGCGCTGCACTTCGACGCGCTGCACGTCTGCCACCAGATGCTGCTCGCGCACGGCCACGGCGCGACGGCGCTGCGCTCGGTCGGCGCCCGCTCGGTCGGCTGCGCCAACAACCACGCCCCGATCTGGCCGTCGTCGGAGGATCCCGCCGACGTGGGGGCCAGCAAGCTCTTCGACTCGCTGTGGAACGGGCTGTTCATCGAGCCGATGCTGCTGGGCCGCTACCCCACCGACCTGGAGCCGCTGGTCGAGGAGCTCGTCCAGCCCGGCGACCTCGCGGCCATCCGGGTGCCGCTCGACTTCTACGGCGTCAACTACTACAGCCCGATCCGGATCGCCGCGGCCCCGCAGGACGCGCCGATGCCGTTCGAGGTGCACGAGCTGCTCGGCTACGACCGCACCGACCGCGGGTGGACGATCGTCCCGGACGCCCTGCGCGAGTGGCTGATCACCTTCCGGGCGCGGTTCCGGGCCGCCCTCCCGCCCATCGTGGTCACCGAGTCGGGAGCCGCGTTCAACGGCGAGCCGGACGCCGACGGCGTCGTCGACGACCAGGCCCGGATCGACTACCTCGACCAGCACCTGCGCGCGATCGCGAAGGCCGTCGAGCGGGGCGTCGACGTCCGCGGCTACTACGTGTGGTCGCTGCTGGACTCCTTCGAGTGGACCGAGGGCCTGAGCCAGCGCTACGGCCTCGTGCACGTCGACTTCGACACCCAGACCCGGACGCCGAAGCGCTCCTTCGACTGGTACGCCGCCCTGATCGCGGCCCAGTCCCGCTCGATCGGCTGA
- a CDS encoding pirin family protein: MSVEIRRGTGRSVEREMGRLSRHSFSFGATYDPDNLRFGPMVCHDDHLLGPGRGFDTHRHSNLVIVTHVVSGELVHTGPTGSAVLGAGRVAVLRTGDGTEHSEVAGERPTRFVQTWLTDEDGRGADVASYDVLDAPVDGAAVELPGARLTVVRLADGETGTLPAAPLLHVYVVRGALLRSSLAEPLQEGDAFRFTDEPAHEVTAGVDTELLVWAFA, encoded by the coding sequence GTGAGTGTGGAGATCCGTCGCGGAACTGGCCGGTCCGTCGAGCGTGAGATGGGTCGCCTGAGCCGGCACTCGTTCTCGTTCGGCGCGACGTACGACCCCGACAACCTGCGGTTCGGGCCGATGGTGTGTCACGACGACCACCTGCTCGGTCCCGGGCGCGGCTTCGACACGCACCGGCACAGCAACCTGGTGATCGTCACCCACGTCGTCAGCGGCGAGCTCGTGCACACCGGCCCGACCGGGTCGGCGGTGCTCGGCGCCGGGCGCGTCGCGGTCCTGCGCACCGGCGACGGCACCGAGCACAGCGAGGTGGCGGGTGAGCGGCCGACGCGCTTCGTGCAGACGTGGCTCACCGACGAGGACGGCCGCGGGGCCGACGTCGCCTCCTACGACGTGCTCGACGCCCCGGTCGACGGCGCGGCGGTCGAGCTGCCCGGCGCCCGGCTCACGGTGGTCCGGCTCGCCGACGGGGAGACCGGCACCCTCCCGGCCGCGCCGCTCCTGCACGTCTACGTCGTCCGCGGCGCGCTGCTGCGCAGCTCGCTCGCCGAGCCGCTCCAGGAGGGCGACGCGTTCCGGTTCACCGACGAGCCGGCCCACGAGGTCACCGCCGGCGTCGACACCGAGCTCCTCGTGTGGGCCTTCGCCTGA
- a CDS encoding diacylglycerol kinase family protein, translated as MTRSFAFLVNPASGGGAAPGAVVPVARLLRDAGARVDVTYSPGPRAMTALVEAAVARGDVVVSVGGDGMLSSLAGAVATAGGTLGVLPAGRGNDFARMLGLPDDTEGQARRLLEAEVRHVDLIAWMPPGGPLRHVAGSVYAGVDARAGEIVDRAHRLPRSLQYPYAALRALATYRPARFRVSVDGASHEYAAACVVVAGSAYYGKGMRIAPDAVLDDGLLDVVVIEAASRPALLCSFPKVYSGAHVQLDEVTVLRGRRVELAADAGSGPGVPAGGDGEPLGTLPPLGGPAAVAEVLPGALAVLG; from the coding sequence GTGACCCGCTCGTTCGCGTTCCTCGTCAACCCCGCCTCCGGCGGCGGCGCGGCACCGGGCGCGGTGGTCCCGGTGGCCCGCCTGCTCCGTGACGCCGGCGCCAGGGTCGACGTGACCTACTCGCCCGGCCCACGGGCGATGACCGCGCTCGTCGAGGCCGCCGTCGCCCGCGGCGACGTCGTGGTGTCGGTGGGCGGCGACGGGATGCTGTCGTCCCTGGCCGGCGCCGTCGCGACCGCGGGCGGCACGCTCGGGGTGCTGCCGGCCGGGCGCGGCAACGACTTCGCCCGGATGCTCGGTCTCCCCGACGACACCGAGGGCCAGGCCCGCCGGCTCCTCGAGGCCGAGGTGCGCCACGTCGACCTGATCGCCTGGATGCCGCCCGGCGGCCCGCTGCGCCACGTGGCCGGCTCGGTCTACGCCGGGGTCGACGCGCGCGCCGGCGAGATCGTCGACCGCGCCCACCGGCTGCCGCGCTCCCTGCAGTACCCCTACGCCGCGCTCCGGGCCCTGGCCACCTACCGGCCGGCCCGGTTCCGGGTCTCGGTCGACGGAGCCTCCCACGAGTACGCCGCGGCCTGCGTCGTCGTCGCCGGCTCGGCGTACTACGGCAAGGGCATGCGGATCGCCCCGGACGCCGTGCTCGACGACGGCCTGCTCGACGTCGTCGTCATCGAGGCGGCCTCGCGCCCGGCCCTGCTCTGCTCGTTCCCGAAGGTGTACTCCGGCGCCCACGTGCAACTCGACGAGGTCACGGTGCTCCGCGGGCGTCGCGTCGAGCTGGCTGCCGACGCCGGTTCGGGACCGGGCGTCCCGGCCGGGGGCGACGGCGAGCCGCTCGGGACGCTGCCGCCGCTGGGAGGGCCGGCGGCCGTGGCCGAGGTGCTGCCCGGTGCCCTGGCCGTCCTCGGCTGA